From Pandoraea norimbergensis, the proteins below share one genomic window:
- the phnD gene encoding phosphonate ABC transporter substrate-binding protein: MKLWKTLLAGAAMIASVAVAHAQEINFGIISTDSSAALRQRWQPLIDDMEKQTGLKVTPFFATDYAGVIEGMRFNKVQLAWMGNKGAMEAVDRSQGEIFAKIIYADGSEGYYSLLIANKSSPYKTLDDVLKNGKKINFGLGDPTSTSGTLVPGYYVFAKNNIDPRTYFKTARSSNHGANLMAVLNNQIDVATNNTEELDKLEATQPEKAKQVQVIWKSPLIPSDPMLWRKDLPDATKKKIRDFFLAYGKDAHEKEVLKNIYNYGGFRASSNAQLLPIRQLELFKQKQQLEADANIDAAKKQSQLADIDSKLAALDQELSKTK, from the coding sequence ATGAAACTGTGGAAAACCCTGCTGGCCGGCGCGGCCATGATCGCCTCGGTGGCGGTTGCGCACGCGCAGGAAATCAATTTCGGCATTATTTCGACCGACTCCAGCGCAGCGTTGCGCCAACGTTGGCAACCGCTGATCGACGACATGGAGAAGCAAACGGGCCTGAAGGTGACCCCGTTCTTCGCCACCGACTACGCCGGCGTGATCGAAGGCATGCGCTTCAACAAAGTGCAGCTCGCGTGGATGGGTAACAAGGGCGCGATGGAAGCCGTGGATCGCTCGCAAGGCGAAATCTTCGCGAAGATCATCTACGCCGACGGTTCGGAAGGTTATTACTCGCTGCTGATCGCCAACAAGTCGAGCCCGTACAAGACGCTCGACGACGTGCTCAAGAACGGCAAGAAGATCAACTTCGGTCTGGGCGATCCGACCTCGACGTCGGGCACGCTCGTGCCGGGTTACTACGTGTTCGCGAAGAACAACATCGATCCGCGCACGTACTTCAAGACGGCTCGCAGCTCGAACCACGGCGCGAACCTGATGGCGGTGCTGAACAACCAGATCGACGTCGCCACCAACAACACCGAAGAGCTCGACAAGCTCGAAGCCACGCAGCCGGAGAAGGCCAAGCAGGTTCAGGTGATCTGGAAGTCGCCGCTGATCCCGTCGGACCCGATGCTGTGGCGCAAGGACTTGCCGGACGCTACCAAGAAGAAGATTCGCGACTTCTTCCTGGCCTACGGCAAGGATGCGCACGAGAAGGAAGTGCTGAAGAACATCTACAACTACGGCGGCTTCCGCGCTTCGAGCAACGCTCAACTGCTGCCGATCCGTCAGCTCGAACTGTTCAAGCAGAAGCAACAGCTCGAAGCCGACGCCAACATCGATGCTGCCAAGAAGCAGTCGCAACTGGCTGACATCGACAGCAAGCTGGCCGCGCTCGATCAGGAATTGAGCAAGACGAAGTAA
- the phnE gene encoding phosphonate ABC transporter, permease protein PhnE yields MNTSVTSTASAPVGATGRLPGEPPKRSWLSLISWGAFFLILVWSWGGADMRPLDLIRDSGNMSQFAHDFFPPDFHDWRVYVNEMLVTIHIAVWGTVLAVVCSIPMGLLSASNMVPAWVYQPVRRVLDACRAINEMVFAMLFIVAVGLGPFAGVLALWVHTTGTLSKLFAEAVEAIDPRPVEGVRATGARSIDEILYGVLPQVMPLWISYTLYRFESNVRSASVVGMVGAGGIGVVLYEVIRSFQYAQTCAVMLIMIVVVTCIDVFSARVRKMVI; encoded by the coding sequence ATGAACACCAGCGTAACCTCCACTGCAAGCGCCCCTGTTGGCGCGACGGGCCGCCTGCCTGGCGAGCCGCCCAAGCGTTCGTGGCTGTCCTTGATCAGCTGGGGGGCGTTCTTCCTGATCCTGGTGTGGTCGTGGGGCGGTGCCGACATGCGCCCGCTCGATCTGATTCGCGACTCGGGCAACATGAGCCAGTTCGCGCACGATTTCTTTCCGCCCGATTTTCACGATTGGCGCGTGTATGTGAACGAGATGCTCGTGACCATTCACATCGCCGTGTGGGGCACGGTGCTGGCGGTGGTGTGTTCGATCCCGATGGGTTTGCTCTCGGCCTCGAACATGGTCCCGGCGTGGGTGTACCAACCGGTGCGCCGCGTGCTTGACGCCTGCCGCGCGATTAACGAAATGGTTTTCGCGATGTTGTTCATCGTGGCCGTGGGGCTGGGCCCGTTCGCCGGTGTGCTGGCGTTGTGGGTGCACACGACGGGCACGCTCTCGAAGCTGTTCGCCGAAGCGGTCGAAGCGATCGATCCGCGTCCGGTCGAAGGCGTGCGTGCCACGGGCGCGCGTTCCATCGACGAAATTCTGTACGGCGTGCTGCCGCAGGTGATGCCGCTGTGGATCTCTTACACCCTGTATCGCTTCGAGTCGAACGTGCGCTCGGCGTCGGTGGTCGGGATGGTTGGCGCAGGCGGTATCGGTGTGGTGTTGTATGAAGTGATTCGCAGCTTCCAGTACGCACAAACGTGCGCCGTGATGCTGATCATGATCGTCGTCGTCACCTGCATCGACGTGTTCTCGGCACGCGTGCGCAAGATGGTGATCTGA
- a CDS encoding alpha-D-ribose 1-methylphosphonate 5-triphosphate diphosphatase translates to MLIKNARIVTPETTFTGVVEVREGRIHSVEEGTTQAPEAIDWEGDHLLPGLVELHTDNLEKHLAPRPGVLWNTQAAFVIHDAQVAAAGITTVFDALAIGERDSVGLRSRKVQSECAQTLLDTAASGLLRADHFLHLRCEVATHDAVDAFAEMSDHPLLRLVSVMDHTPGQRQWHDPVQFRRYHERNGKLSEDKWLETLAEMKAQQDAYAHPHRREIVAMSRARGLPLASHDDTSLDHVEEAVRDGVSLSEFPTTLAAARAAREKSIAVIMGAPNIVRGGSHSGNVAAADLAREDALDILSSDYVPSSLLQAAFQLHKEIGWPLSKAVNTVSWAPAQSVGLTDRGGIRPGLRADLVRVAVRPGMPPVPRATYLEGQRIA, encoded by the coding sequence ATGCTTATCAAGAACGCCCGCATCGTCACGCCAGAGACCACCTTTACCGGCGTGGTGGAAGTGCGCGAGGGCCGCATTCATTCTGTGGAAGAAGGCACCACACAAGCCCCCGAGGCTATCGATTGGGAAGGCGATCATCTGCTGCCCGGTCTCGTCGAGCTGCACACCGACAATCTGGAGAAGCACCTCGCGCCCCGCCCCGGCGTGCTGTGGAATACGCAGGCCGCCTTTGTCATTCACGACGCACAGGTCGCGGCGGCGGGCATTACGACGGTGTTCGACGCGCTGGCCATCGGCGAGCGCGACTCGGTCGGGCTGCGCAGCCGCAAGGTGCAAAGCGAGTGTGCGCAGACGTTGCTGGATACGGCAGCGTCCGGTTTGCTGCGCGCAGATCATTTTCTGCATTTGCGCTGCGAAGTGGCCACGCATGACGCGGTGGATGCCTTTGCCGAGATGAGCGACCACCCGTTGCTGCGACTCGTATCGGTGATGGATCACACACCGGGGCAGCGCCAGTGGCACGACCCGGTGCAGTTCCGCCGCTATCACGAACGCAACGGCAAGCTGAGCGAAGACAAGTGGCTGGAAACGCTGGCCGAGATGAAGGCACAGCAGGATGCTTACGCGCACCCGCATCGCCGCGAGATTGTGGCGATGAGCCGTGCGCGCGGTTTGCCGCTCGCGAGCCACGACGACACGTCGCTGGATCATGTGGAAGAGGCAGTACGTGATGGCGTCTCGCTCTCGGAGTTTCCGACGACGCTGGCCGCCGCACGCGCGGCGCGTGAGAAGTCGATTGCCGTGATCATGGGCGCGCCGAACATCGTGCGTGGCGGCTCGCATTCGGGCAACGTGGCGGCCGCCGATCTGGCGCGTGAAGATGCGCTCGATATTCTGTCGTCGGATTACGTGCCGTCGAGCCTGTTACAAGCGGCGTTCCAGTTGCACAAAGAGATCGGCTGGCCGCTGTCGAAAGCGGTGAACACGGTGTCGTGGGCCCCGGCGCAATCGGTCGGCCTCACGGATCGCGGCGGCATTCGCCCGGGCCTGCGCGCGGATCTGGTGCGCGTGGCCGTGCGCCCCGGCATGCCGCCGGTGCCGCGTGCGACGTATCTGGAAGGGCAACGGATCGCTTGA
- the phnL gene encoding phosphonate C-P lyase system protein PhnL: MLRAQGLHKTFHLHAHAGAVDAQIPALDSVDLTVRRGECVALVGPSGAGKSTLLRCLYGNYLANAGRIEIRHDDGRGEHWVDLTTATAREVLSVRRTTLGYVSQFLRVIPRVSTLDIVAEPLRRLGVDAQDATAKARALLDRLNIPERLWTLAPATFSGGEQQRINIARGLIAAAPVLLLDEPTASLDAQNRAVVAQLIAEARAAGSAIVGIFHDEATRDEVATRTLAMRPVLRPAH; the protein is encoded by the coding sequence ATGCTGCGCGCGCAAGGGCTGCACAAGACCTTTCACCTGCACGCGCATGCAGGCGCCGTGGACGCGCAAATTCCCGCGCTCGACAGCGTCGATCTGACCGTGCGGCGTGGCGAGTGCGTGGCGCTAGTCGGCCCGTCAGGTGCTGGCAAAAGTACGCTGCTGCGCTGCCTGTACGGCAACTATCTGGCCAACGCCGGGCGCATCGAGATTCGTCACGATGACGGGCGTGGTGAACACTGGGTCGATCTCACGACCGCCACGGCCCGCGAAGTGCTCTCGGTGCGCCGCACCACGCTCGGTTACGTCAGCCAGTTTCTGCGCGTGATTCCGCGCGTGAGCACGCTCGACATCGTGGCGGAGCCGCTGCGCCGTCTGGGGGTCGATGCGCAGGATGCCACGGCAAAGGCCCGTGCCTTGCTGGACCGTCTGAACATTCCCGAGCGGTTGTGGACGCTGGCACCGGCCACATTCTCCGGCGGCGAGCAGCAACGCATCAACATCGCGCGCGGGTTGATCGCGGCGGCGCCCGTGTTGCTGCTCGACGAGCCCACGGCGTCGCTCGATGCCCAGAACCGTGCCGTGGTCGCGCAACTGATCGCCGAGGCGCGCGCCGCCGGCAGCGCCATCGTCGGCATCTTTCACGACGAGGCGACCCGCGACGAGGTCGCCACGCGCACGCTCGCGATGCGCCCCGTCCTACGCCCCGCTCATTGA
- the phnK gene encoding phosphonate C-P lyase system protein PhnK, with amino-acid sequence MPPVADLPLLRVDGLAKRYGDRIGCEGVSFDLWPGEVICVVGESGSGKSTLLNALALRHEIDAGTLHYRGTDGALHDLLALDEAHKRRLLRTEWGFVEQNPRDGLRMNVSAGGNIGDRLMAVGARHFGDIRSKARHWMAQVELDPQRVDEMPGAFSGGMQQRLQIARNLVTEPRLVFMDEPTAGLDVSVQARLLDLLRSLVERLHLAAIIVTHDIGVARLIAHRLIVMQGGRVVEAGLTDQVLDDPQHPYTQLLVSSVLPV; translated from the coding sequence ATGCCGCCCGTCGCCGACCTGCCCCTGCTTCGCGTCGACGGTCTCGCCAAGCGCTATGGCGACCGGATCGGTTGCGAGGGCGTGAGTTTCGATCTGTGGCCCGGTGAAGTGATCTGCGTCGTCGGCGAATCGGGCTCAGGCAAGTCGACATTGCTCAACGCGCTGGCCCTGCGTCACGAGATCGACGCTGGCACGCTGCACTATCGCGGCACCGACGGCGCGCTGCACGACTTGCTCGCCCTCGATGAGGCGCACAAGCGCCGCCTGCTGCGCACCGAATGGGGCTTTGTAGAACAGAACCCGCGCGACGGCCTGCGCATGAACGTCTCCGCCGGCGGCAACATCGGCGACCGGTTGATGGCCGTGGGTGCCCGTCACTTCGGCGATATCCGCAGCAAAGCGCGTCATTGGATGGCGCAGGTCGAACTCGATCCGCAGCGTGTCGATGAGATGCCCGGCGCGTTCTCCGGCGGGATGCAACAGCGTTTGCAGATCGCCCGCAATCTCGTCACCGAGCCGCGCCTCGTCTTCATGGACGAACCGACGGCGGGCCTCGACGTCTCGGTGCAGGCGCGTCTGCTCGATCTGTTGCGCTCGCTGGTGGAGCGCCTTCATCTGGCGGCCATCATCGTCACGCACGATATCGGTGTCGCGCGACTCATTGCTCACCGGCTGATCGTGATGCAAGGCGGGCGCGTCGTGGAGGCCGGGCTGACCGATCAGGTGCTCGACGATCCGCAACACCCCTACACGCAACTGCTCGTCTCTTCGGTGCTGCCCGTATGA
- a CDS encoding alpha-D-ribose 1-methylphosphonate 5-phosphate C-P-lyase PhnJ: MIRRSLLKAVAIPGYQVPFGSREMPLPYGWGTGGIQVSAAVIGAGDTLKVIDQGADDTTNAVNIRRFFARTAGVATTTKTADATVIQTRHRIPETPLHESQIMVYQVPMPEPLFRLEPRIAESRKLHALGEYGLMRVRLYEDIVRHGAIATTYDYPVIVGGRYLSSPSPIPKFDNPKLHMNPALQLFGAGRERRLYAIPPYTPVESLDFDDHPFEIQKWDAHCALCGATESFLDEVITDDAGTRMYVCSDSDYCGSRTAAGLSASDTAKEVA, translated from the coding sequence ATGATCCGCCGCAGCCTGCTCAAGGCCGTGGCCATTCCCGGCTATCAGGTGCCGTTCGGCAGCCGCGAGATGCCGTTGCCGTACGGCTGGGGCACGGGCGGCATACAGGTCAGCGCCGCCGTGATCGGCGCGGGCGACACGCTCAAGGTGATCGATCAGGGCGCGGACGATACGACCAACGCGGTCAACATCCGCCGGTTCTTCGCGCGCACGGCCGGTGTGGCCACCACGACGAAGACCGCCGACGCCACGGTCATTCAGACGCGTCACCGCATTCCCGAAACGCCGCTGCACGAGAGCCAGATCATGGTCTATCAGGTGCCGATGCCCGAGCCGCTGTTCCGGCTGGAGCCGCGCATCGCCGAGTCGCGCAAGCTGCATGCGCTGGGCGAATACGGGCTCATGCGCGTGCGTCTGTATGAGGACATCGTGCGCCACGGCGCCATCGCCACGACGTACGACTATCCGGTGATCGTGGGCGGGCGCTATCTCTCGTCGCCGTCACCGATTCCGAAGTTCGATAACCCCAAGCTCCATATGAACCCGGCGCTGCAACTCTTCGGGGCGGGCCGCGAGCGGCGTCTCTATGCCATTCCGCCCTACACCCCGGTCGAAAGCCTCGACTTCGACGACCACCCGTTCGAGATTCAGAAATGGGACGCGCATTGCGCACTGTGCGGCGCGACCGAGAGCTTCCTCGATGAAGTGATCACGGACGACGCGGGCACGCGCATGTATGTGTGCTCGGACAGCGATTACTGCGGCAGCCGGACTGCCGCAGGCTTATCCGCCAGCGACACCGCGAAGGAGGTTGCATGA
- a CDS encoding carbon-phosphorus lyase complex subunit PhnI has product MYVAVKGGERAIEQSWDLLAKARRGDTSIPALTVTQIREQMRLAVARVMSEGALYDETLAALAIKQAAGDLVEAIFLLRAYRTTLPRLGTTTPIDTAAMRLSRRISATFKDVPGGQLLGATYDYTQRLLDFALLAEGEAATAPIAGEVRGHDDNAADAGDAGDATGIPPLPPIETTPRVTDILGRDGLLESLRANDLDPEPHDLVHTPLFTPASRTARLQNLARGDEGFLLALGYSTQRGYGNDHPFAGEIRIGHVAIEIEPEELGFPIDIGEIAVTECQMVTQFGGNQDVPPQFTQGYGLAFGHNERKALAMSLVDRALRTQELGDAITSPAQQQEFVLYHSDNVEASGFVQHLKLPHYVDFQAELELVRRLRAEHAAKYGAQTADADRADEDASTATQDKQEAA; this is encoded by the coding sequence ATGTACGTGGCCGTCAAAGGTGGCGAACGCGCCATCGAACAATCTTGGGACCTGCTCGCCAAAGCGCGGCGCGGCGATACGTCGATCCCCGCCCTCACCGTCACGCAGATTCGCGAGCAGATGCGTCTGGCCGTGGCGCGCGTGATGAGCGAAGGCGCGCTGTACGACGAGACGCTCGCGGCGCTCGCGATCAAACAGGCCGCGGGCGATCTGGTCGAAGCGATCTTCTTGCTGCGCGCCTATCGCACCACGCTGCCGCGTCTGGGCACCACGACGCCGATCGACACCGCTGCGATGCGGCTGTCGCGCCGTATTTCCGCCACGTTCAAAGACGTGCCGGGCGGGCAGCTCCTCGGCGCGACCTACGACTACACCCAGCGCCTGCTCGACTTCGCGCTGCTCGCGGAGGGCGAAGCGGCGACGGCGCCGATTGCCGGGGAAGTGCGGGGGCACGACGACAATGCCGCCGATGCCGGTGATGCGGGTGATGCCACGGGCATCCCGCCGCTGCCGCCCATCGAGACCACGCCGCGCGTGACCGACATTCTCGGGCGAGACGGTTTGCTCGAGTCGCTGCGCGCCAACGATCTCGATCCCGAGCCGCACGATCTCGTCCACACGCCGCTCTTCACGCCCGCGTCGCGCACAGCACGACTGCAAAACCTCGCGCGCGGCGACGAGGGCTTTCTGCTCGCGCTGGGCTATTCGACGCAGCGCGGCTATGGCAACGATCACCCGTTTGCAGGCGAGATTCGCATCGGCCACGTCGCCATCGAGATCGAACCGGAAGAACTCGGTTTCCCGATCGACATCGGCGAGATTGCCGTGACCGAATGCCAGATGGTCACGCAGTTCGGTGGCAATCAGGACGTGCCGCCGCAATTCACCCAAGGCTACGGACTCGCGTTCGGTCACAACGAGCGCAAGGCGCTGGCGATGTCGCTGGTCGACCGTGCTTTGCGCACGCAGGAACTCGGCGACGCGATCACCTCGCCCGCGCAGCAGCAGGAGTTCGTGCTCTATCACAGCGACAACGTCGAGGCGTCAGGCTTTGTGCAGCACCTGAAGCTGCCCCACTACGTCGACTTTCAAGCCGAACTGGAACTCGTGCGCCGGTTGCGCGCCGAGCACGCGGCCAAGTACGGCGCCCAGACGGCTGACGCTGACCGCGCAGACGAGGATGCGTCCACGGCCACCCAAGACAAGCAGGAGGCCGCATGA
- the phnH gene encoding phosphonate C-P lyase system protein PhnH, with product MLMASMPDWSQLQPGFADPVHDAQGVFRAVLDALARPGQLRSVGSRLAPSDEASVAARATLLALADSTTPVWLQTVLPEVSSALRFHTGAPLLGGDAALATAQFALLTDPARCPALDHFAFGTSESPEHSATLIVDVPTLAAGHANDGGLHLRLRGPGIATHTDVSVGGLDAAFWQARAALAPRFPAGLDLLIAAGDTVLGLPRTTHVEVC from the coding sequence ATGTTGATGGCATCGATGCCCGACTGGTCACAACTGCAACCCGGCTTCGCCGATCCGGTGCATGACGCGCAAGGCGTGTTTCGCGCGGTACTCGACGCGTTGGCGCGCCCCGGCCAACTGCGCAGTGTCGGCAGCCGTCTCGCGCCCAGCGACGAGGCCAGCGTTGCCGCCCGCGCCACGTTGCTGGCACTGGCCGACTCGACGACACCCGTCTGGTTGCAAACCGTGTTGCCGGAAGTGAGCAGTGCGCTGCGCTTTCATACCGGCGCGCCGCTGCTCGGCGGTGACGCCGCGCTTGCAACAGCACAGTTCGCGTTGCTGACGGACCCCGCGCGCTGTCCGGCGCTGGATCACTTTGCGTTCGGCACGTCCGAATCGCCCGAACACTCGGCCACGCTGATCGTCGATGTGCCGACGCTGGCGGCTGGCCACGCGAATGACGGTGGTCTGCACCTGCGTTTGCGCGGGCCGGGCATCGCGACGCATACCGATGTGAGCGTCGGCGGTCTCGACGCCGCTTTCTGGCAGGCGCGTGCGGCGCTGGCGCCACGTTTTCCTGCCGGGCTCGATCTGTTGATCGCGGCAGGCGATACGGTGCTCGGTCTGCCGCGCACCACGCATGTGGAGGTGTGCTGA
- the phnG gene encoding phosphonate C-P lyase system protein PhnG, with product MPNTTFDTAHDAGSPAPQARQRWLALLARATRDELDDALARCPDAPEFVWLRAPQTGLVLVQGRVGGSGDRFNLGETTLTRCTLRQRDGVLGTGYVLGRDAERAVRVARLDALMQMPQHRATLAAGPLAAIAQRVADAVEQAKTATAASRVEFFTMVREA from the coding sequence ATGCCAAACACAACTTTCGATACCGCGCACGACGCGGGCTCCCCCGCCCCGCAGGCACGGCAGCGCTGGCTGGCGTTGCTCGCCCGCGCCACGCGAGACGAGCTTGACGACGCACTGGCGCGCTGCCCCGACGCGCCTGAATTCGTCTGGCTGCGCGCACCGCAGACCGGCCTCGTGCTCGTGCAGGGCAGGGTCGGCGGCAGCGGCGATCGCTTCAACCTCGGCGAGACGACGCTCACGCGCTGCACGCTGCGTCAGCGCGACGGCGTCCTCGGCACCGGCTATGTGCTCGGCCGCGATGCCGAGCGCGCGGTGCGCGTCGCACGACTCGATGCGCTCATGCAGATGCCGCAACACCGCGCCACGCTTGCTGCGGGACCGCTTGCGGCCATTGCACAACGCGTTGCCGACGCGGTGGAACAGGCCAAGACGGCCACGGCGGCCAGCCGTGTCGAATTCTTCACGATGGTTCGGGAGGCTTGA
- the phnF gene encoding phosphonate metabolism transcriptional regulator PhnF, which produces MTAQLERGGGVAVWRQIAQILATEIGQRRYGEGLPDDRLPSETDLAHRFGVNRHTVRRAILGLAEQGLVNVEHGRGTFVQAGAIDYVIGRRTRFSENLSQHNLKVAQQVLSARKVSAEANVAQALEIRAGTSVYRVELARRSLDDQGIELPLAYSENWFPAARFPDFPEVFAQSTTISATLATYGVTDYTRRESRIGARLPDAEIARHLGINRQQPVLSVESTDVDEKGKPIKYGIAYFPADRMQLVVQGDAA; this is translated from the coding sequence ATGACAGCACAACTCGAACGCGGTGGCGGCGTCGCCGTTTGGCGACAGATTGCGCAGATTCTCGCCACCGAAATTGGCCAGCGCCGCTATGGCGAAGGGCTGCCTGACGACCGTCTGCCGAGCGAAACCGATCTGGCCCACCGTTTCGGCGTGAACCGTCATACGGTGCGGCGCGCCATTCTCGGTCTGGCCGAGCAAGGGCTCGTCAATGTCGAGCATGGCCGTGGCACTTTCGTGCAGGCCGGCGCCATCGACTACGTCATCGGCCGCCGCACGCGCTTTTCCGAAAATCTTTCGCAACACAACCTCAAGGTCGCGCAGCAGGTTCTGTCGGCGCGCAAGGTGAGCGCCGAAGCGAACGTGGCGCAAGCGTTGGAAATACGCGCGGGCACGTCGGTGTATCGCGTGGAGCTGGCGCGTCGCAGCCTTGACGATCAGGGCATCGAGTTGCCGCTCGCCTATAGCGAAAACTGGTTCCCGGCGGCGCGCTTCCCCGACTTTCCCGAAGTCTTTGCGCAGTCCACAACGATCAGCGCGACGCTCGCCACCTACGGCGTGACCGATTACACGCGGCGCGAAAGCCGCATCGGCGCGCGCTTGCCCGACGCGGAAATCGCACGGCATCTGGGCATCAACCGGCAGCAACCGGTATTGAGCGTCGAGAGCACCGACGTCGATGAAAAGGGCAAGCCGATCAAGTACGGCATCGCCTATTTCCCCGCCGATCGAATGCAACTCGTAGTGCAGGGAGACGCGGCATGA
- a CDS encoding DUF1045 domain-containing protein — translation MSDVFASLGEPLPDAHHRREALASLDLAVARFAVYYVPPAGACWWNEGSRWLGRDAITGRQLNAPQVPGLSRALADLTVDARRYGLHGTLKAPMRLAPGVKLDDLYAIARHVAARHTPFDLPLAIDVVDTDNGKRPGFVALRPKTNVAGVPGVVSAAGAAAAAAAKQIDALAFDCVEAFDALRALPSEAELARRLAQPLTTRQRELLARWGYPYVFDEFRFHVTLTDRVGAADATAITDWWRPRVQALGPMRVDGIALFVQPAPEAPFVIAERFTFGQNPAASAADPAGDAA, via the coding sequence ATGAGCGACGTCTTCGCATCCCTTGGTGAACCATTACCCGACGCACACCATCGTCGCGAAGCATTGGCGTCGCTCGACTTGGCAGTCGCTCGATTTGCCGTGTATTACGTCCCGCCTGCGGGCGCTTGCTGGTGGAACGAGGGCAGCCGTTGGCTGGGGCGCGACGCCATCACGGGCCGCCAACTCAATGCACCGCAGGTGCCGGGGTTGTCGCGTGCGCTCGCAGACCTTACCGTCGATGCGCGCCGCTATGGGCTGCACGGCACGCTCAAAGCGCCGATGCGGCTGGCGCCGGGTGTGAAGCTAGATGATCTCTACGCCATCGCGCGACACGTGGCAGCACGGCATACGCCTTTCGATTTGCCGCTGGCCATCGACGTGGTGGATACCGACAACGGCAAGCGGCCGGGCTTTGTCGCGCTGCGTCCGAAAACGAACGTCGCAGGGGTGCCGGGGGTTGTCAGTGCCGCAGGTGCCGCCGCCGCAGCAGCCGCCAAACAGATCGACGCGCTCGCGTTCGACTGCGTGGAAGCGTTTGATGCTTTGCGCGCCCTACCCAGCGAGGCCGAACTGGCCCGTCGTCTGGCGCAGCCGCTGACGACGCGTCAGCGCGAATTGCTCGCACGTTGGGGCTATCCGTACGTGTTCGATGAATTCCGTTTTCACGTCACGCTCACGGATCGTGTCGGCGCTGCCGACGCGACGGCGATCACCGACTGGTGGCGCCCGCGTGTACAAGCGTTGGGGCCGATGCGTGTCGATGGCATTGCACTGTTCGTGCAGCCCGCCCCCGAGGCGCCGTTCGTGATCGCAGAGCGCTTCACGTTCGGTCAGAACCCTGCGGCCAGTGCGGCTGATCCAGCCGGAGATGCCGCATGA
- the phnN gene encoding phosphonate metabolism protein/1,5-bisphosphokinase (PRPP-forming) PhnN, producing the protein MNRARLFYVMGASGAGKDSLLAYARERIGGQSAAAAPVLFAHRYITRPPTADGENHVALSSAEFTQRHALGCFALDWESHGCRYGIGVEIDAWLTAGASVVMNGSRAFLERAVQRYGERLSLVEIQVDAQVRAQRLASRGRESGEALDQRVAHRVQWTPPDGIALAVIANNGTLAQAGDALVAVLTRRDGAEG; encoded by the coding sequence ATGAACCGCGCACGTTTGTTCTATGTGATGGGCGCCTCGGGCGCAGGCAAGGACTCCTTGCTGGCCTACGCGCGCGAGCGCATTGGCGGGCAATCCGCCGCAGCCGCGCCCGTCTTGTTCGCCCATCGCTACATCACACGGCCGCCGACGGCCGATGGTGAAAACCACGTCGCGCTGTCGTCGGCTGAATTCACCCAGCGGCATGCATTGGGGTGCTTCGCACTCGACTGGGAAAGTCATGGTTGCCGCTACGGCATCGGTGTGGAAATCGATGCGTGGCTGACGGCCGGCGCGAGTGTGGTGATGAACGGCTCGCGTGCGTTTCTCGAACGCGCGGTGCAGCGGTACGGCGAGCGGCTGTCGTTGGTTGAAATTCAGGTCGATGCACAGGTGCGCGCACAGCGTCTCGCCAGTCGCGGCCGCGAGTCGGGGGAGGCGCTTGATCAACGCGTTGCGCATCGCGTGCAGTGGACGCCGCCCGACGGCATTGCGCTGGCCGTCATCGCCAACAACGGCACGCTCGCGCAGGCGGGCGACGCGCTGGTGGCCGTACTGACGCGCAGGGACGGCGCTGAGGGATGA